A window from gamma proteobacterium SS-5 encodes these proteins:
- a CDS encoding type IV pili methyl-accepting chemotaxis transducer N-terminal domain-containing protein: MVVLLLLAALAANRYLDVKDAQDEQYLTAAGQQALLAQRIAKEAMTALRGDAQAFAALQGSRDQLAASLRLLQQGDGQLPPLPQELAAALEQLEQAWQSLQKAANSVLEKQDTLLGLYQFAIEIEAITPQLQAPLEQALNLLEQAEAEDGALTATGQLLLLLERMRTGVQQILLGGEAGKDAAARFARDARRFDQVLRGLRQGDAERRIPRIRERDVQANLERIDKAFEPIRDKVTPIAQKAPELQQDMDGIRQIGQLADQLSDAANRLIRELGQKHGRMAIAGVTLSPTLVTLLGAMAVVFLLLTGLLIIRDARQRERISSEVNDRNQRAILRLLDEMGDLADGDLTVEATVTEDITGAIADSVNYAVEALRSLVTGINSAVHRVSTSALESRDDAMKLADASKQQAEQITDISSSIEQMATSADGMSKEAAQSAEVARKAVDASMKGSESVRNTIHGMDQIREQIQETAKRIKRLGESSQEIGDIVELIDDIADQTNILALNAAMQAAMAGEAGRGFAVVADEVQRLAERSGHATKQIEALVKTIQADTSEAVTSMESSTSGVVRVASLAEAAGESLGEIENVSNFLAKSTDQISKIAQIQSSLAGEINNGMSAVRTISEQSAEGTGKTAVTVGGLVDVAQELQQSVSGFRLP; encoded by the coding sequence ATGGTGGTGCTGTTGCTGCTGGCGGCCCTGGCCGCCAACCGTTATCTGGATGTAAAGGACGCCCAGGACGAGCAATACCTGACCGCGGCCGGGCAGCAGGCCCTGCTCGCCCAGCGCATCGCCAAGGAGGCGATGACCGCCCTGCGCGGCGACGCCCAGGCCTTTGCCGCCCTGCAAGGCTCGCGTGATCAGCTGGCCGCCTCCCTGCGCCTGTTGCAGCAGGGTGACGGCCAGCTGCCGCCCCTGCCCCAGGAGCTGGCGGCCGCCCTGGAGCAGCTGGAGCAGGCCTGGCAGTCCCTGCAGAAGGCCGCCAACAGCGTGCTGGAGAAACAGGACACCCTGCTCGGGCTGTATCAGTTCGCCATCGAGATCGAGGCCATCACCCCCCAGCTGCAGGCCCCCCTGGAACAGGCCCTGAACCTGCTGGAACAGGCCGAGGCCGAGGACGGTGCCCTCACCGCCACCGGTCAGCTGCTGTTGTTGCTGGAGCGCATGCGCACCGGGGTACAGCAGATCCTGCTCGGTGGCGAGGCGGGCAAGGATGCCGCCGCCCGCTTTGCCCGCGATGCCCGGCGCTTTGATCAGGTGCTCAGGGGCCTGCGCCAGGGCGATGCCGAGCGCCGCATCCCGCGTATTCGCGAGCGCGATGTGCAGGCCAATCTGGAACGTATCGACAAGGCCTTCGAGCCGATCCGCGACAAGGTAACCCCGATCGCGCAGAAGGCCCCGGAACTACAGCAGGACATGGATGGCATCCGCCAGATAGGCCAGCTGGCCGACCAGCTCAGCGACGCGGCCAACCGGCTGATCCGCGAACTGGGGCAGAAGCACGGCCGCATGGCCATCGCCGGAGTAACCCTAAGCCCCACCCTGGTCACCCTGCTGGGGGCCATGGCGGTGGTCTTCCTGCTCCTCACCGGGCTGCTCATCATCCGCGATGCCCGCCAACGGGAGCGCATCAGCAGCGAGGTCAACGACCGCAACCAGCGCGCCATCCTGCGTCTGCTGGACGAAATGGGCGACCTGGCCGACGGTGACCTGACCGTTGAGGCCACGGTCACCGAGGACATCACCGGGGCCATCGCCGACTCGGTCAACTACGCCGTCGAGGCCCTGCGCAGCCTGGTCACCGGCATCAACAGCGCCGTGCACCGGGTCTCCACCTCGGCCCTGGAGAGCCGCGATGACGCCATGAAGCTGGCCGATGCCAGCAAGCAGCAGGCCGAGCAGATCACCGACATCTCCAGCTCCATCGAACAGATGGCCACCTCCGCCGATGGCATGTCCAAAGAGGCCGCCCAGTCCGCCGAGGTGGCACGCAAGGCGGTGGATGCATCGATGAAGGGCAGCGAATCGGTGCGCAACACCATCCACGGCATGGACCAGATCCGCGAACAGATCCAGGAGACCGCCAAGCGCATCAAGCGCCTGGGTGAGAGCTCGCAGGAGATCGGCGACATCGTCGAGCTGATCGACGACATCGCCGACCAGACCAACATCCTGGCGCTCAATGCCGCCATGCAGGCGGCCATGGCCGGTGAGGCGGGACGTGGCTTCGCCGTGGTGGCCGACGAGGTGCAGCGCCTGGCCGAGCGTTCCGGTCACGCCACCAAACAGATCGAGGCCCTGGTCAAGACCATCCAGGCGGACACCAGCGAGGCGGTCACCTCGATGGAGAGCAGCACCTCCGGCGTGGTGCGGGTGGCCAGCCTGGCCGAGGCCGCCGGTGAATCCCTGGGCGAGATCGAAAACGTCTCCAACTTCCTCGCCAAGAGCACCGACCAGATCTCCAAGATCGCCCAGATCCAGTCCTCCCTGGCGGGCGAAATCAATAACGGCATGAGCGCGGTGCGCACCATCTCCGAACAGAGCGCCGAGGGCACCGGCAAGACCGCCGTCACCGTCGGCGGCCTGGTGGATGTGGCCCAGGAACTGCAGCAGTCGGTCTCCGGCTTCCGCCTACCTTAG